Proteins encoded by one window of Microplitis demolitor isolate Queensland-Clemson2020A chromosome 6, iyMicDemo2.1a, whole genome shotgun sequence:
- the LOC106693879 gene encoding acyl-coenzyme A thioesterase 13-like, whose translation MASRGIELAKAAIESTLKSNRWGPFVKNLEILSAGNGQCKAEFTVKEEQLNYAGSLHGGCTCSLVDCISTYALLTHGKGHPGVSVNMNVSFMKAAMPGEVITVEAKTIKLGRTLAFLDIELSKKKDGSLIARGSHTKFVGFE comes from the exons atggcATCACGAGGGATTGAATTGGCAAAAGCTGCGATCGAGAGCACATTGAAGAGCAATCGATGGGGACCGTTTGTAAAAAAT CTTGAGATACTGTCAGCTGGCAACGGTCAGTGCAAAGCAGAATTTACTGTCAAAGAAGAGCAATTAAATTATGCTGGTAGTCTTCATGGTGGTTGCACGTGCAGTCTCGTTGACTGTATATCTACTTACGCACTACTGACACATGGCAAAGGACATCCTGGTGTTTCTGTTAATATGAATGTTTC GTTCATGAAAGCTGCAATGCCAGGTGAAGTGATAACAGTCGAAGCTAAAACTATAAAACTTGGTCGTACATTAGCTTTTCTGGACATcgaattatctaaaaaaaaagacggtTCTCTAATCGCTCGTGGATCTCACACCAAATTCGTaggatttgaataa
- the LOC103575751 gene encoding diphosphomevalonate decarboxylase, which yields MSIVTCIAPVNIAVIKYWGKRDEDLILPINDSISLSLDTKQLCTKTTVMASPNFKENKIWLNGREESMNNKRLQNCLEKIKSKATLTNEMEMWKVHICSNNNFPTAAGLASSAAGYACLTAALAKLYNFTGDISEIARTGSGSACRSVFGGFVRWYMGSDPTGVDSIAKQIAPASHWPEMRIIILVVNDVSKKIPSAVGMKTSVQTSELIKYRAEVCVPKRVELMQKAIIQKNFTQFAELTMRDSNQMHAICLDTYPPCNYLTDISHAIIDLISSYNDASNSIKVAYTNDAGPNTVLYLLEENVPHVLGLIDYFFPSNKTSNNNYKRGNPPASVAPSKDLLEKLNFKKQQEGSIKYIIHTRVGEGPTYLDDPSEHLLNNLGLPKDL from the exons atgagtATTGTTACTTGTATAGCACCAGTTAACATtgcagtaattaaatatt GGGGAAAAAGAGACGAAGATCTTATTTTACCAATCAATGATTCCATCAGTTTGTCACTTGATACCAAGCAA ttatgCACAAAAACCACTGTGATGGCGAGTCCTaatttcaaagaaaataaaatctggtTGAATGggag AGAGGAgtcaatgaataataaaagattACAAAATTGCTTAGAAAAAA TAAAAAGCAAAGCGACTCTGACAAACGAAATGGAAATGTGGAAAGTCCATATCTGTTCGAACAATAATTTTCCAACGGCAGCTGGTCTAGCATCAAGTGCAGCCGGCTATGCTTGTCTTACCGCAGCTCTGGCAAAACTTTACAATTTCACTGGAGACATAAGCGAAATAGCAAGAACTGGATCTGGATCTGCTTGCAGAAGTGTCTTCGGTGGTTTTGTCAGGTGGTACATGGGCTCTGATCCGACTGGAGTCGACAGCATCGCCAAGCAAATCGCCCCAGCTTCTCACTGGCCTGAGATGAGGATTATTATTCTAgtg GTAAATGatgtcagtaaaaaaattcctagTGCAGTAGGGATGAAAACTAGTGTACAGACATCGGAGTTGATAAAATATCGTGCGGAGGTTTGTGTTCCCAAGAGAGTCGAGTTGATGCAAAAagcaattattcaaaaaaattttacacagTTTGCTGAATTAACTATGAGAGATTCAAATCAAATGCACGCAATATGTCTTGATACATATCCACCTTGTAATTATCTGACAGATATTTCTCATgcaataattgatttaatttcttCTTACAACGATGCCAGTAATtctataaaa gtTGCTTATACAAATGACGCAGGTCCAAATactgttttatatttattagaagaAAATGTTCCTCATGTTCTTGGCcttatagattattttttcccaTCTAATAAgactagtaataataattataagagaGGAAATCCTCCAGCAAGTGTCGCTCCATCAAAG GACTTGTtagagaaattaaatttcaaaaaacaacAGGAAGgatctataaaatatattattcacaCACGTGTTGGTGAAGGTCCAACATATCTTGATGATCCTAGTGAACatcttttgaataatttaggACTACCTAAAGATCTttga
- the LOC103575752 gene encoding actin-related protein 3, translated as MLGHPPACVIDVGTGYTKLGFAGNRDPQLTFPSAIAIKETAKVGDNSARRVTKGVEDLDFYIGYEAFNSPGYSIKYPVRHGLVEDWDLMERFLQQCIFKYLRAEPEDHYFLLTEPPLNTPENREYMAEIMFESFNVPGLYIAVQAVLALAASWTAKSVEDRSLTGIVVDSGDGVTHVIPVASGFVIGSCIKHIPIAGRDITYFIQSLLREREVGIPPEQSLETAKAIKEKYCYICPDIAKEFAKYDSDPSKFKQHTGVNSITQQSFNVDVGYERFLGPEIFFHPEFANPDFTTPLGEIVDDVIQNCPIDVRRPLYKNIVLSGGSTMFKDFGRRLQRDVKKMVDARLKLSEKLSGGHITPTAIDVRVITHHKQRCAVWFGGALLASGPEFYQVCHTKKDYQEYGPGICRYNPVFRSVV; from the exons ATGCTGGGTCATCCACCTGCGTGTGTAATTGATGTTGGAACCGG atatacAAAATTAGGTTTTGCCGGAAATAGAGATCCCCAGCTGACATTCCCTTCAGCCATTGCTATCAAAGAAACTGCTAAAGTTGGTGATAACTCTGCCAGACGAGTTACTAAAGGTGTTGaagatttagatttttatattggATATGAAGCATTTAATTCACCTGGATATTCAATCaag TATCCAGTAAGACATGGACTGGTTGAAGACTGGGATTTAATGGAACGTTTTCTCCagcaatgtatttttaaatatttaagagcAGAGCCCGaggatcattattttttattaacagaaCCTCCATTAAATACACCAGAGAATCGTGAATATATGGCCGAAATAATGTTTGAATCATTTAATGTTCCTGGTTTATATATCGCGGTGCAAGCAGTACTGGCATTGGCAGCATCCTGGACAGCCAAGTCCGTCGAAGATCGTTCGCTGACTGGAATAGTAGTCGACAGTGGTGACGGAGTGACGCACGTGATACCCGTAGCCTCTGGATTCGTCATTGGAAGCTGTATCAAACACATTCCTATCGCCGGGCGTGACATCACGTATTTTATTCAGAGTTTGCTAAGAGAACGTGAAGTCGGCATACCACCGGAACAGTCTTTAGAAACGGCCAAAGCTATCAAGGAAAAATACTGTTATATTTGTCCAGACATTGCTAAAGAGTTTGCTAAGTATGACAGTGATCCAAGTAAATTTAAACAGCACACTGGAGTCAATAGCATAACACAGCAGTCTTTCAATGTTGATGTTGGTTACGAAAGATTTTTGGGACCGGAAATATTCTTTCATCCTGAATTTGCAAATCCTGATTTCACGACACCTCTAGGTGAAATTGTTGATGATGTTATTCAGAATTGTCCTATTGATGTTCGAAGACCGCTGTACAAAAATATTGTTCTGTCTGGAGGCTCGACAATGTTCAAAGATTTTGGCAGAAGACTGCAGagagatgttaaaaaaatggttGATGCTCGTTTGAAACTCAGTGAAAAACTCAGCGGTGGTCACATTACG CCGACAGCGATTGATGTCCGTGTGATAACTCATCATAAGCAACGATGCGCTGTTTGGTTTGGAGGTGCTTTGTTGGCAAGTGGTCCTGAATTTTACCAAGTTTGCCATACAAAAAAAGATTACCAAGAGTATGGACCCGGAATTTGTCGTTACAATCCAGTGTTCCGCAGTGTTGTTTAA
- the LOC103575753 gene encoding cleavage and polyadenylation specificity factor subunit 5: protein MAMTTTQVKGSGWPRRASNSSFEGKPVQNQSVTINRTVNLYPLTNYTFGTKEPLFEKDPSVPARFQRMRDEFDKIGMRRSVEGVLLVHEHGLPHVLLLQLGTTFFKLPGGELNAGEDEVEGLKRLLTETLGRQDGVKQEWVIEDTIGNWWRPNFEPPQYPYVPPHITKPKEHKRLFLVQLQEKALFAVPKNYKLVAAPLFELYDNSQGYGPIISSLPQSLCRFNFIYM from the exons atggcTATGACGACTACCCAAGTTAAAGGAAGTGGCTGGCCTCGACGAGCCAGTAATAGTTCATTTGAAGGAAAACCCGTGCAAAACCAATCAGTAACTATTAATAGGACTGTTAATTT ATATCCTTTGACAAACTATACATTTGGAACAAAAGAGCCGCTGTTTGAGAAAGATCCGTCTGTGCCAGCGAGATTTCAGCGTATGCGAGATGAGTTTGATAAAATCGGAATGCGACGAAGTGTTGAAGGTGTCCTGCTGGTGCACGAGCATGGATTACCTCATGTACTTTTGCTCCAACTTGGCacaacatttttcaaatt GCCGGGCGGAGAATTAAATGCTGGTGAAGATGAGGTAGAGGGCCTAAAACGGCTCCTGACTGAG acTTTGGGTCGTCAGGATGGTGTTAAACAAGAATGGGTGATTGAAGACACTATTGGTAACTGGTGGAGACCTAATTTTGAACCTCCTCAGTATCCTTATGTCCCGCCTCATATAACTAAACCAAAAGAACATAAAAGATTGTTTTTGGTACAGCTTCAAGAGAAag CTCTTTTTGCTGTTcctaaaaattacaaactcGTCGCTGCGCCATTATTTGAATTGTATGACAACTCACAAGGATACGGACCAATTATTTCTTCATTGCCTCAATCACTTTGcag atttaattttatttacatgtaa
- the LOC103575754 gene encoding transcriptional protein SWT1 has protein sequence MAKNNLPKDWILVTSTTDPSRNYFFNTATNQSTWEFPDDSDNSSVQSRRKNMSKKRKKTMTEDNDKGRYRPFTPEPDVERRPKLVAKRKLSTAKGSDAKKKNNDKQESSSDTPQMKALREKMLQRQAAKGSGIKKPRALKSSTLKSLPAGKKDDKVDKVDKSPVKASKASAFNDNDKDNNKSRDEDEEEKVMTPQMKILKQKMLARRSMPAAADKKSSKIITKINSRKSQSTRLSAIRNKSMSDSTVTSSTSMSTSVIASPSPSSSRSPPVDSKSPEPDNVCSPRTRASRSISSLSTSPRKRSNKTIIETKFKQLKTLEAPPGVSAKRILVTDTEDPDKKNEAHFSIKSISPPSTSGCINNNIKIPRIQRVKSDTSSTTDLEDSPTVYKNAEDRMKALCSSLKTQRACDKRLFILPSDDSTDNRFNSSTVLTSFSHEEFYEEMDWEPSEEEKIVFEIQNVRSQLPTEDDVQMTEMTKNGLDLTDNVTPRETSDSLRKLYIVVDTNIFLSNLQAIEEARDAVFKFYHRPIIVVPWTVIRELDFIKDDKSNSRPASLKTKARQAIQFLNNHFAEKHPRILGQTFADVLANRQKYELECPDDEILQTCLQIKTAGHHVVLLTYDKNLCNKAMINNVIFIGKNDPLEKIDYLKESEIKERLSLADSLKDSGELDNGRESRAEFLVAEEILQDVNTALTSFLSVIVTKELKNLFGDNWERHAILRPPWTIITVLRCAAKHWIAAVSESFSRQGEFIIKDLLQVSSSLRYRCQLKDVEHVIKLFYDLVGCLKAEKYPNIIGSVTGTIEELKQKYRDSVKLIYRNNNDVNCDNDSRREEEDEAKAALAFSYFENVYAHARDLCGTAAQIMGMMCTFPYKKIDSPSIVEDIKKMRPEVAGNLNRLLQILSTALDEIDQLDINHPSVRALHQVLTTFTPEAFGNQKLSPLDVYYCLKRREKSLRLGLGQLQELSSHFCRMATFKSS, from the exons atggCTAAAAATAATCTTCCAAAAGATTGGATTCTGGTTACATCAACAACAGATCCAagtcgtaattatttttttaatactgctACCAATCAATCTACGTGGGAATTTCCTGATGACTCTGATAATTCATCAGTTCAG aGTCGGCGAAAAAACATGAGCAAGaaacgtaaaaaaacaatgactGAAGATAATGATAAAGGGCGCTACAGACCATTCACACCAGAGCCAGATGTTGAAAGAAGACCGAAACTCGTAGCCAAGAGAAAATTATCAACAGCAAAAGGTTCTgatgctaagaaaaaaaataacgataagCAAGAATCATCTAGTGATACTCCGCAGATGAAAGCAttgagagaaaaaatgttGCAAAGACAAGCTGCTAAAGGCAGTGGGATTAAAAAACCCAGAGCTTTAAAAAGTTCAACGCTGAAGAGTTTACCGGCCGGGAAAAAAGATGACAAAGTGGATAAAGTTGATAAATCACCAGTGAAAGCTAGTAAAGCTTCAGcatttaatgataatgataaggataataataagagtagggatgaagatgaagaagagAAAGTAATGACAccacaaatgaaaattttaaaacaaaaaatgctGGCACGTAGATCAATGCCAGCTgctgctgataaaaaatcatcaaaaattattactaaaattaattctagAAAATCACAATCCACTCGTTTATCTGCAATACGAAATAAATCAATGAGTGATAGCACTGTTACATCATCAACTTCTATGTCTACGTCCGTGATTGCGTCTCCATCTCCGTCTTCATCTAGATCTCCGCCCGTTGATTCTAAATCACCGGAACCAGATAATGTCTGCAGTCCACGAACCAGAGCGAGCAGAAGTATTTCCTCTCTTTCAACGTCCCCGAGAAAAAGatcaaataaaacaattattgagACGAAATTTAAACAACTGAAAACTCTGGAAGCGCCTCCAGGTGTATCTGCTAAAAGAATTTTAGTTACGGATACAGAAGAtccggataaaaaaaatgaagctcatttttcgataaaatctaTTAGCCCGCCTTCTACAAGTGGttgtatcaataataatattaaaattcctcGGATTCAGAGGGTTAAAAGTGATACCAGTTCTACAACAGATTTAGAAGATTCGCCGACTGTTTATAAAAATGCTGAGGATCGGATGAAAGCTTTGTGTAGCAGCCTTAAAACGCAGCGTGCTTGTGATAAGAGATTATTTATTCTGCCTTCAGACGATTCTACCGATAATAGATTTAATAGTTCTACAGTTCTAACGTCTTTTAGTCATGAAGAGTTTTATGAAGAAATGGATTGGGAGCCCagtgaagaagaaaaaatagtatttgag attCAAAATGTCAGGTCACAATTACCAACTGAAGACGATGTTCAAATGACAGAGATGACCAAAAATGGATTAGATCTGACTGACAATGTAACGCCTCGAGAAACAAGCGATAGTTTGCGTAAGTTGTACATTGTAGTGGACACAAATATCTTTCTATCAAATCTCCAAGCAATCGAGGAAGCGCGCGACGcggtattcaaattttaccaTCGTCCTATAATCGTCGTCCCCTGGACAGTAATACGGGAGCTGGACTTTATAAAAGACGACAAATCAAACTCGCGACCCGCAAGTCTCAAGACCAAGGCGCGACAAGCGATCCAGTTCCTCAACAATCATTTTGCTGAAAAGCACCCGCGGATTCTGGGTCAAACCTTTGCGGATGTTTTGGCCAACAGACAGAAGTACGAGCTGGAGTGTCCCGATGATGAAATATTGCAAACTTGCTTGCAAATAAAAACCGCGGGTCATCATGTCGTTTTATTGACTTACGACAAAAATCTCTGTAACAAAGCGATGATTAACAACGTGATTTTTATCGGCAAAAATGATCCGCTTGAGAAAATAGATTATTTGAAAGAGAGTGAAATTAAAGAGCGTCTTAGTCTCGCAGATAGTCTTAAAGACAGCGGAGAGCTAGACAACGGGAGAGAATCGAGAGCTGAATTTTTAGTCGCCGAAGAAATATTACAGGATGTAAACACAGCGTTGACGTCATTCCTGTCGGTGATCGTCaccaaagaattgaaaaacttGTTTGGCGATAACTGGGAACGTCATGCGATTTTGCGACCCCCTTGGACAATTATAACCGTATTGAGGTGCGCCGCCAAGCACTGGATCGCCGCGGTCAGTGAATCCTTTTCTAGACAAggggaatttattattaaagatcTGTTACAAGTTAGTTCTAGTCTGCGATACCGTTGCCAGCTGAAGGATGTCGAGCATGTCATTAAACTCTTTTACGATCTAGTGGGATGTTTAAAAGCGGAAAAGTATCCAAATATTATTGGCAGTGTCACTGGAACGATTGAAGAGTTGAAGCAAAAGTATAGAGACAGtgtgaaattaatttaccGAAATAACAATGATGTTAATTGTGACAACGATTCCAGACGTGAAGAGGAAGACGAAGCAAAAGCTGCATTGGCGTTCagttattttgaaaatgtcTACGCACATGCGCGTGATTTGTGTGGTACCGCTGCacaaattatgggaatgatgtGCACGTTtccgtataaaaaaatcgactcGCCGTCTATTGTTgaggatattaaaaaaatgagacCTGAAGTTGCTGGTAATTTGAATAGGTTACTGCAAATACTGAGCACTGCGCTCGATGAAATTGATCAACTGGACATTAATCATCCTTCTGTAAGAGCATTGCATCAAGTATTAACGACTTTTACTCCTGAAGCTTTTGGCAACCAGAAGTTGTCTCCGCTGGATGTTTACTACTGTTTAAAACGCAGAGAAAAGTCTTTGAGACTCGGATTGGGACAGTTACAAGAGCTGAGTAGCCATTTTTGTAGAATGGCCACTTTCAAgtcttcataa
- the LOC103575757 gene encoding phytanoyl-CoA dioxygenase domain-containing protein 1 homolog, giving the protein MKDIKLQLEKDGYVVLEDFLSPEEADELKASGEDFTNNLPPENMRKIFNTIELQQNKDEYFIDSAHKISYFFESESLEDDGKLKVHPRVSLNKVGHALHWLNPTFKKVTFDERIKETAFQLNFQEPAICQSMYIYKNPGLGSEVIAHQDATYIYVEPMKLVGFWIALDNATLENGCLWVAPGSHKSGVHRRYIRNKDYPESSKEILIYDRGAPCYPASNFRAVPVRKGSCILLDGLVVHYSKANKSDKSRHAYTFHVIETKQTTYSKDNWLQPPADGFPLLYKN; this is encoded by the exons atgaaggACATTAAATTGCAG ctTGAGAAAGATGGATATGTTGTCCTTGAAGATTTTTTATCTCCTGAAGAAGCCGATGAACTAAAAGCATCCGGTGAAGactttacaaataatttacctCCGGAAAATATGAGGAAAATATTCAATACCATCGAACTTCAACAg aataaagATGAGTATTTTATAGACAGTGCTCacaaaataagttatttttttgaatccgAGTCATTAGAAGACGacggaaaattaaaagtacATCCAAGAGTTTCTTTAAATaag GTAGGACATGCACTTCATTGGCTTAATCCgacttttaaaaaagtaacatttgatgaaagaataaaagaaacggcgtttcaattaaatttccaaGAGCCTGCGATATGCCAGTCaatgtacatatataagaaccctggcttagggtCAGAAG TGATAGCTCATCAAGACGCGACATACATTTACGTAGAGCCAATGAAACTAGTAGGCTTCTGGATAGCTTTGGACAACGCGACCCTGGAAAACGGGTGCCTGTGGGTCGCCCCAGGTTCCCACAAGAGCGGAGTCCATCGGCGATACATCAGAAATAAAGATTATCCCGAATCATCAAAAGAGATCTTGATATACGACCGCGGAGCCCCTTGTTACCCGGCCAGCAACTTCCGTGCAGTCCCAGTACGCAAAGGATCTTGTATTCTTCTTGACGGGCTGGTCGTCCACTACTCGAAAGCCAACAAAAGCGATAAATCACGACACGCGTACACTTTTCATGTTATTGAAACAAAGCAAACCACTTATTCAAAAGATAACTGGCTACAACCCCCAGCAGATGGTTTTCCgcttctttataaaaattaa